Within Dreissena polymorpha isolate Duluth1 chromosome 13, UMN_Dpol_1.0, whole genome shotgun sequence, the genomic segment atgtaaGAATGGCGCATTTGTTATTGTTCACCCTTAATTTGTTTTACACTTTGTTTATTTCTTTGGGGAAGGTTCACATGTAGGAAATACGTCCATCGCAAGGTTCTTATACCACAAAAACGACTGCTTACTGCTTTTCACAACAGGCAGTCGTATTTAACGTTTCTGACGTATACATTTTAAGTGATACTACAGCATGTCGGTTTTTGGAAAAAATCGAGATGGGTTTGGGTCCCCTGGTGTTTGAATCTTGACACCAATACTTCATGCTATTCAAAAATGACAAACACATGCATAAAATCATTTTTTGATTTTTCATCATTTGTGACCACCTAATTAGTGCATTTATCGTAGAATCAATGTTTTAGTaaattcttttaaatttctttccgcccttttaatttcattttgaaGTTGCGTATTTTTTAATTTCCGCTAACGTACGTGTGTGAGCGTTTTCATGTATTCATACGTAGTTATCATCTTGTTTTCTGAAATTCACACACGTCTACattcaaataaatcaatttcttATCAAACACGTTAACATATAACACAATATATCCTATGATTTCAGATGTCAGAAAAGATGATATGTGAAACATTGGCACATACTTTACGTAACGTGGGTATTTCATTCAACTTAGTTCTAAAATGCCTCATAGCATTTGcatgttgtacatgtatgtatcaaGTAAAATGAAATTGATATAACTGAGCTTAGTTATTGATGACAACACTTTTTTCCATGTGTCATCTTGTTACTTCTTGACCGCCGCTCTAGTACCGGAACCGGAAGTCTTTACCGCTCCCGCATTAACGCTGGCGCCGGCACCATTGCCCGCACTAGGCGCATGTTCAGTCTGTGCGGCGACACCGTCCGGCTTGTTCTTTGCCGCGTCAACCACTTCTTTGAACTTGAACTGCATCATGGTCTTAGCGAGCTCCCGGATCTTCATGATGGTGGACATCTGCATGTTGCGGCCCTCTCGATGGCCGTACTCTTTCTCGCCTTCTACCAGCTCCCTATGAATCAATcacagtatttcaaacatttgCATGTGTAATGAGtgtttcaattactgttaaataTTGACAagacatttttctttaaattcaAAAAGTTAGTTTTTCTTTCTGTTGATCttcacatatttattttgaataaaatactcATAGGAAagaaatacacacatacacacacatatttaAAGACGTGGGGTTGAAACGGTAGGTGGGCTAGTACGGTAAATGTCCTCAATCttcattatttgttattgtttattctgTAATTTAAGTCGCAAATTTAAGTTAATTAAATCTTTATCAGATCTCTTGCacgtttatatttgttgtttttttctcccaAATAGCGTTTGTTTCCAAACGGTTTTAAATAGAGCTATGCTTAAAACATATTTCGCTTTAAAACTCATATCAATTTAACAAGGTATCAACAAAATAACAGCAGGAATGTCTCTGAAACTAATGCTAACAGGCAGCTAACCTGTAGTCTATTCTGCCGTCTGCATTGTGGTCCAGTTTGCCCATTAGGTCGTCAATATCTTCCTCCGCTACCTCTATACCCATCAGCTGAGAACAACAAACGCTGGCTTAATATTGAGGTATGACACGCTTCATGCGATTATAGGTCTTATtctatatgcggccagcgtagatCCAGACAAACCTTCACAACATCGTGTAATCTCGTGAGGAGCTACGCTGTCTGCTTTAACGTCATGCATGGTTCAATTGTCTGCGAATGCTTTAGCGGctctggccgcatatgacataagaccaattttcgcacgacgcggatcttttacaagtatataaacccatttttgcctagtggactcgcccatccttcttaattggatcgagttatttccaaaattaaggatgtatagtatatttatttctatatttagaatatttctcacagaaattcctataagcaaacagcgcagaccctgatgagacgccgcattatgcggcgtctcatctgggtctacgctgtttgccaaggcctttttttctagacgctaggcataactgggttaaattacatatatcagaaataatattatttcaaacatgtaaaggTCTTCTTGTTTAAGCGAATaaaactttcaacataaaataatcaGCCACATAATTTCATCATATATCATACGATTAAGTGAATACAATATTATGCTATTAATTGTGCATGACTTGTTTTAAGTAAAGATAAATAAACGACATCAAATTAATATACAAAGCACGAACACATTGCTGATTTCAACTTGTAGACTGACTTAAAATAAGATGCTAGTGTTAAGTGTCAGGTAGATGAAGATTTCCATAAATAAGTAACATGATAACCAGTCCAACTCTCCACTTACAGCGAGGCCGTCAGTGAGTAACATGATAACCAGTCCAACTCTCCACTTACAGCGAGGCCGTCAGTTAGGAACATGATAACCAGTCCAACTCTCCACTTACAGCGAGGCCGTCAATAAGTCACAAGATAACCAGTCCAACTCTCCACTTACAGCGAGTAGGTAACATGATAACCAGTCCAACTCTCCACTTACAGCGAGTAAGCAATATGATAACCAGTCCAACTCTCCACTTACAGCGAGAAAGTAACATGATAACCAGTCCAACTCTCCACTTACAGCGAGTAAGTAACATGATAACCAGTCCAAATATTCATTTACCGCGAGTAAGTCACATGATAACCAGTCCAACTCTccacttatagcgagtaagtaaCATGATAACCAGTCCAACTCTCCACTTACCGCGAGACCGTCAGTGAACTCCTGCCTATCGATAATAAAGTTGTTATCCTTGTCCAACTGCATCAGCAGGTCAAGGGTCCGGTACCCTCTCTCGTACTTGTAGTCGTAGATCATGGTTATCGGGTCTCGAGGGGGCGGTTTCGGGGGCCGAAACTCTTTGACGGGTACCTTCCGGGTGAACTTGCCGTGCTTGACGTTCAGGTGAGACTTGGCGGCCAGCCGCTCCAGGACCGCCATGAAGTCTTCGTCCACCGAGACGTCCTGCatccgattgtataaacgctggttaaagttaccgctcggtaactttTAAaacttggtaagtttgcggttattcaggtttagtaaccgCCAAAGATAAGTTGATTGTATAAACAGGATATACCGCAATGTTACCAAACCGCGAATAGTGAAATTTAACCACCGGTACCTTTAACCCAACATTCGCAAAATGCACTTTATAATGACGTATATTTCGCGCAAATTATCAAACTACGATTTCGTAAACAAACAAGATGGGTCAGGTCAGGTAGAAGAATAAGCGAACGCAAATGCGAGGAATGCCGTGgataaatttgatgaatttaagTCATATTGTTGGTTGATTACATGTAACCAATGGCAAGTTAATGTGAATAATGGGTTAGTAAATACGAGAATTTTTCGGTGTACGTACACGCGTGAAAATCAGCAATTATTGGCCATGTGATGAAATAATTATATGGATAAATGGGAGAAATTATGAGTTACTGCATAGGTGGATTAATGTGAGAAATGATCGGTTAATGCGAGGAATGACGAGCAGATATGAGCCATTGGTGGTAAATGTGGGGAATCGTAAGATAATACCAGAAAcgatttgtaattgatgaaattGATGGCGAGTATGAATAATGACAAGTACATGTTAGGAATATGATTAAATGTAAGAAATAGAGGGTAAATGCAGAGAATGGCTAAATCAGGTAAGGGCATATTAGTATGACATATCCGACTTGAATGTAATTACGGCTACACTCTTTTACatttcttacattttataattatattaaattaatttgcaTTATTGGTATTATAAAGTCCGACAGTCAGTGATGGAACGTCATTGTTTATAATAGGTATACCAGTAGACGAAAGCGGAATCTCAGTTATAGCACATTTCTAAACGATCTCTTAGTTTCAATTAGTTTGCGCTAGGTTTGGAATTGGTCATGGGGAATCGTAGTGAGACGTGCATGtactttcatttaaatatatatataaaggtttgtttaaaatcatgaatGTTGTAATAAATCAATTTGTCACGATGTAAAAACTGTAAACATGATTTGATTAGCTGTtactataatatttaaatatagcgTAATGATGCCCCTTATCTAATGGCTAAGTACGCATGCACTTACTGACATTTCTACCAAGATTAATGCACTTTTTTCAGCTTGCTCCAGTATCATCAATAAATGTTTGGCCACGTCGCTGTTAAAGGGATTCTGTCCAATCTGCAAATAATAACGACACGTCAAgtatatattaaccaatttatgcctagtggactctcccatccttcaaaattggatcaatttatttccaaaattagggatgtctagtatattaatttctatatttagaatatttcttacagaaattcctttaagcaaacagcgcagacccagatgagacgccgcatcatgtggcgtctcatctgggtctacgctgtttgccaaggccttttttctagactctttgcataaatgggttaatacacaCACACGTTTTGCACATGGacgtttttttttcctttattattataaaactacTGCTTGATCACAACAACCTAACACATTTCAAAATGCAGTTGCTTGATTtagtatttaacatttttaattgtatgaCTTTGATATTAAGACCACCTATAATCCAACTATTCTTGGATAAAAAGCCGTGTTGCTTAAGTTCAATACATATGTAACATACCTGAATACACTCATGATACTTAAGTTTATCACTGGTTATACCCACCTTCAGAACCTCGAGTCTCGTTATACTTATATCGAGAGTATCGTTATAATTGAGCCCTACAACACTCGTTATACCCACCTTCAGCACCTCTACAGTCTCGTTATACTTGACTCCTACCAACACTCGTTATACCCACCATCAGCACCTCTACAGTCTCGTTATGCTTGAGTCCTACCAACACTCGTTATACCCACCTTCAGCACCTCGAGAGTCTCGATATACCTGAGTCCTACCAACACTCGTTATACCCACCTTCAGCACCTCTACAGTCTCGTTATGCTTGAGTCCTACCAACACTTGTTATACCCACCTTCAGCACCTTTATAGTCTCGTTATACTTGAGTCCTACCAACACTCGTTATACCCACCTTCAGCACCTCGAGAGTCTCAATATACCCGAGTCATACCAACACTCGTTATACCCACCTTCAGCACCTCTACAGTTTCGTTATGCTTGAGTCCTACCAACACTCGTTATACCCACCTTCAGCACCTCTACAGTCTCGTTATGCTTGAGTCCTACCAACACTCGTTATACCCACCTTCAGCACCTCGAGAGTCTCGATATACCTGAGTCCTACCAAACACTCGTTATACCCACCTTCAGCACCTCTACAGTCTCGTTATGCTTGAGTCCTACCAACACTCGTTATACCCACCTTCAGCACCTCGAGAGTCTCGATACCTGAGTCCTTCAACACTCGTTATACCCACCTTCAGCACCTCGAGAGTCTCGTTATACTTATATCGAGAGTCTCATTATACTTATATAGAGAGTCACGTTATACCTGAGTCCTACCAACACTGGTTATACCCACCTTCAGCACCTCGAGTCTCGTTATACTTATATCGAGAGTCTCGTTATACTTGAGTACTACCAACAATCGTTACACCCACCTTCAGCACCTCTACATTCTCGTTATGCTTGAGTCCTACCAACACTCGTTATACCCACTTTCAGCACCTCTACAGTCTCGTTATGCTTGAGTCCTACCAACACTCGTTATACCCACCTTCAGCACCTCTACAGTCTCGTTATACTTTGGGTCCTACCAACACTCGTTATACCCACCTTCAGCACCTCTAGAGTCTCGTTATACTTGAGTCCCGCCATGAGGAGAGCCATGCCGTTTGCGTTGATGCGGTTGTTAGTGAGGTCCAGCTCCTTCAAGGTGCTGTTCTCCGCGAGGGCCTGTCCCATAGCCTGGGCTCCTTCCTTGCCAAAGCCGTTC encodes:
- the LOC127855075 gene encoding leucine-rich repeat-containing protein 45-like encodes the protein MIEARTGLRELRMNHNCIREDGALAIGKALEENVYLLYLDLSWNHIRCKGAVAIANCLKSNVCLQKLDLAWNGFGKEGAQAMGQALAENSTLKELDLTNNRINANGMALLMAGLKYNETLEVLKIGQNPFNSDVAKHLLMILEQAEKSALILVEMSDVSVDEDFMAVLERLAAKSHLNVKHGKFTRKVPVKEFRPPKPPPRDPITMIYDYKYERGYRTLDLLMQLDKDNNFIIDRQEFTDGLALMGIEVAEEDIDDLMGKLDHNADGRIDYRELVEGEKEYGHREGRNMQMSTIMKIRELAKTMMQFKFKEVVDAAKNKPDGVAAQTEHAPSAGNGAGASVNAGAVKTSGSGTRAAVKK